One window from the genome of uncultured Cohaesibacter sp. encodes:
- a CDS encoding UbiD family decarboxylase, with the protein MPEQNNTEVHDLRSAIECLRAIPGQLVETDTEVDPDSELAGVYRHVGAGGTVRRPTRKGGPAMIFNNVKGFSDYRVAIGMLGSRERVGALLGYDPRRLGFLLKDSVRNPIAPITTQTENAPCQEVVHRADDLDFDLRTLLPAPTNTPEDAGPYVTMGMCYASDPESGESDITIHRLCVQSRDELSMWLTPGRHIDAFRQKAEAAGKSLPISISIGVDPAIEMAACFEPPTTPLGFDELSIAGALRQRPVELVECLTIRERAIAHAEVVIEGELLPGVRVREDQNTDTGKAMPEFPGYTGEAKAELPVIKVKAITHRRNPILQTTIGPGEEHVNMAGVPTEASILDMVGRAMPGVLLNVFAHSAGGGKFLAILQINKARAVDEGRQRQAALLAFSAFPELKTVVLVDEDVDIFDSDDVLWAMQTRYQGDVDTIFIPGVRCHPLDPSQTPEFSPSIREVGTSCKTIFDCTVPFRLKSQFKRSVFREVEVARFLPDFK; encoded by the coding sequence ATGCCGGAACAAAACAATACGGAAGTACATGATCTGAGGTCAGCGATCGAATGTCTGAGAGCGATACCGGGTCAGCTGGTCGAAACTGATACAGAAGTGGATCCAGATTCAGAACTTGCAGGTGTCTATCGTCATGTAGGAGCCGGAGGGACAGTTCGGCGTCCAACGCGCAAAGGTGGGCCCGCGATGATCTTCAACAACGTCAAGGGTTTCTCTGACTACCGGGTGGCCATCGGGATGCTGGGGTCTCGCGAACGAGTGGGAGCTCTTCTCGGCTACGATCCCCGACGACTTGGTTTTCTGCTCAAGGACTCGGTTCGAAACCCGATTGCTCCTATCACGACCCAGACTGAAAATGCTCCATGTCAGGAGGTGGTTCACCGGGCGGATGATCTGGATTTCGATTTGCGCACCCTTTTGCCCGCCCCGACCAACACGCCCGAGGATGCTGGCCCCTATGTTACCATGGGTATGTGTTATGCATCGGATCCCGAGAGTGGTGAGTCTGACATTACTATTCACCGCCTTTGCGTGCAGAGCAGGGACGAATTGTCCATGTGGCTAACGCCGGGGCGACACATAGATGCCTTTCGTCAGAAAGCGGAAGCGGCGGGCAAATCCCTGCCGATTTCCATCTCCATCGGTGTCGATCCAGCGATAGAGATGGCTGCCTGCTTCGAACCACCGACAACACCTCTGGGGTTTGACGAGCTCTCGATCGCCGGAGCGTTGCGCCAGCGTCCGGTGGAACTGGTTGAATGCCTTACTATCAGGGAACGAGCGATTGCCCACGCGGAAGTCGTCATCGAAGGGGAACTGCTGCCCGGCGTGCGTGTGCGGGAAGATCAGAATACGGACACCGGCAAGGCAATGCCAGAGTTTCCCGGGTACACCGGAGAGGCAAAAGCAGAGCTGCCGGTTATCAAGGTCAAGGCGATCACGCACCGGCGCAATCCGATTCTTCAGACCACGATCGGACCGGGTGAAGAACATGTGAACATGGCAGGGGTTCCTACCGAGGCTTCCATACTTGACATGGTTGGTCGGGCAATGCCTGGCGTTTTACTCAATGTCTTTGCCCATTCGGCGGGTGGCGGCAAGTTTCTTGCTATTCTACAGATCAACAAGGCAAGAGCCGTTGATGAAGGTCGCCAACGACAGGCAGCACTGTTAGCCTTCTCGGCCTTTCCCGAGTTGAAAACGGTTGTGCTGGTAGACGAAGATGTTGACATCTTTGATAGTGATGATGTGCTCTGGGCCATGCAGACCAGATATCAGGGTGATGTGGATACGATCTTCATTCCCGGCGTGCGCTGTCATCCGCTCGACCCTTCCCAGACGCCAGAGTTTAGCCCATCCATTCGGGAAGTGGGGACCTCCTGCAAGACGATCTTCGACTGCACCGTACCGTTCAGGCTCAAGTCGCAGTTCAAGCGGTCGGTTTTCCGGGAAGTAGAAGTGGCGCGCTTTCTTCCAGATTTCAAATAA
- a CDS encoding UbiX family flavin prenyltransferase encodes MTQRIILGISGATGFQYGYKALELLKPLDIEVHLVISNGAEMTRACETPYSSEEVKALADVVHPIGNIGASIASGSFRTMGMLIAPCSMRTLAAVANGISDNLLVRAADVVLKDRRRLVLLARETPLNLAHIDNMRKVTEMGGIVFPPVPAFYTKPNSIDELVAHTIKRALDLFGLDLNELPRWAGMDLKTGRQR; translated from the coding sequence ATGACGCAACGCATCATTCTGGGCATTTCCGGGGCTACTGGTTTTCAATATGGTTACAAGGCGCTGGAGCTGCTCAAACCACTTGATATAGAAGTCCACCTCGTGATTTCGAATGGCGCCGAAATGACACGGGCCTGCGAGACCCCGTATTCGAGCGAGGAGGTCAAGGCATTGGCTGATGTTGTCCACCCGATCGGCAATATCGGAGCGTCGATTGCCAGCGGATCCTTTCGAACGATGGGAATGTTGATCGCCCCCTGCTCGATGCGAACCCTGGCAGCCGTGGCGAATGGAATATCGGACAACCTGCTTGTCCGGGCTGCAGATGTGGTCCTCAAAGATCGTAGACGTCTGGTGTTGCTGGCACGCGAAACACCACTCAATCTCGCGCACATTGACAATATGAGAAAGGTGACTGAAATGGGCGGCATAGTCTTTCCCCCGGTCCCCGCCTTCTATACCAAACCGAATTCAATCGACGAACTCGTTGCCCATACAATCAAACGGGCTCTCGATCTGTTCGGACTTGATCTGAACGAGTTACCGAGATGGGCGGGAATGGACCTCAAGACTGGACGACAACGCTGA
- a CDS encoding sugar ABC transporter ATP-binding protein, which translates to MLLDMKDIRKSFGPIEILHGVNFNVQHGEIHALVGHNGAGKSTLMKVLGGNFADYSGGIEIEGKPLSVHSPGEAIDQGIAMIYQDFSLVPEMTVAQNIALGREPEGALPGTVDHAEIDRRSAREAKELAIDLPMNMPIKKLGVASQQLTEIVRACSRNVRVLVMDEPTARLAPNERKHLFNVMRNMAKDRGVGIVYISHFLDEVIEVSDRVTVLRDGNVIESRPSSDYTVEALSALLVDKKEGDGELRSVTRHQVGETIVLEVKDLAFPGQAPTSLSIRAGEVLGLAGLIGSGRTRLARALIGDLESRGQVIVGGLDITRRSPQKSADCGLVMVPEDRKISGLAPNASIEANIAVTALKSLTTFANFVSLGGRRAMANKFIREFGIRPPDPLKRVNKLSGGNAQKVLVARALAPNPKVLILDQPTAGVDVGAKGELHELLRLAASQGTAILLISDELEEIIGLSDRISVISEGMLQPSKPSSEFTPASLLAAMSYSAGAAAQARSA; encoded by the coding sequence ATGCTGCTCGACATGAAAGACATCCGAAAAAGCTTCGGTCCCATTGAAATTCTGCATGGGGTGAACTTCAACGTGCAGCATGGCGAAATCCACGCTCTTGTCGGCCACAACGGGGCTGGCAAGAGCACTCTGATGAAAGTTCTGGGTGGAAATTTTGCAGATTATTCCGGTGGGATCGAAATCGAAGGCAAACCCCTCTCAGTACACAGTCCGGGCGAGGCCATTGATCAAGGCATCGCCATGATTTATCAGGATTTTTCTCTCGTTCCGGAAATGACGGTGGCGCAAAATATCGCCCTTGGGCGCGAGCCGGAAGGCGCGTTGCCCGGCACCGTCGACCATGCAGAAATCGATCGCAGATCGGCGCGGGAAGCAAAGGAGCTGGCCATTGATCTGCCGATGAACATGCCGATCAAGAAACTGGGCGTTGCCAGCCAACAATTAACCGAAATTGTGAGGGCTTGTTCGCGCAACGTCCGCGTGCTGGTCATGGATGAACCAACTGCGCGTCTGGCTCCCAACGAACGCAAGCATCTGTTCAATGTTATGCGCAACATGGCAAAGGACCGGGGAGTCGGCATTGTCTATATCAGTCATTTCCTCGACGAAGTCATCGAAGTCTCCGACCGCGTCACCGTGTTGCGGGACGGCAATGTGATCGAAAGCCGCCCGTCCTCTGACTATACGGTAGAAGCCCTGTCTGCACTGCTCGTCGACAAAAAGGAGGGAGATGGTGAGCTCCGCTCCGTCACCCGGCATCAGGTCGGCGAGACTATCGTCCTCGAGGTCAAGGATCTCGCCTTCCCTGGTCAGGCACCCACGTCCCTGTCCATTCGCGCTGGCGAGGTGCTCGGTCTTGCCGGCCTGATCGGCTCAGGCCGGACCCGGCTTGCCCGCGCATTGATCGGCGATCTGGAAAGCCGGGGACAGGTCATTGTCGGTGGTCTGGATATCACAAGGCGCTCACCACAGAAGTCCGCGGACTGTGGTCTCGTGATGGTCCCTGAAGACCGAAAGATCAGCGGGCTCGCACCCAACGCCAGCATTGAAGCCAATATAGCGGTAACGGCTCTCAAATCCCTGACCACATTTGCCAATTTCGTCTCTCTCGGCGGCCGCCGGGCCATGGCGAACAAGTTCATCAGGGAGTTTGGCATTCGTCCGCCGGATCCCTTGAAAAGAGTGAATAAACTCAGTGGAGGCAACGCCCAGAAAGTGCTGGTCGCCAGAGCCCTGGCACCAAACCCGAAGGTTCTCATACTGGACCAGCCGACCGCTGGTGTAGACGTCGGGGCTAAGGGAGAATTGCATGAGTTGCTTCGCCTTGCCGCGTCTCAGGGAACCGCAATTCTTTTGATCTCGGACGAACTCGAAGAAATTATCGGACTATCGGACCGGATCTCGGTCATTTCGGAAGGCATGCTACAGCCCTCCAAACCCAGCTCTGAGTTCACGCCGGCATCCCTTCTTGCAGCCATGAGCTATTCCGCTGGTGCAGCAGCTCAGGCGCGTTCAGCGTAG
- a CDS encoding ROK family transcriptional regulator codes for MVLSRSESRILYLLRQEQQTSIAELSRLSGLGKATVARAIQTLKDQHRIEETGDEIRHASLGRAGRALRITPDSECYLGLEIGPGLVRIAIADGARNVCSYHTHAINLPTDADERIALLMSIINDTLKKAGKTIDKILGVGIAIPAPVDPYTGEISHSVMVPEWRGVRLREVLSAKLGRPVLVDNDANCQALAHIVWGNLPTDQTIAYVKLDEGLGGAVIQNGQLWHGLSGRAGDFGHVTYDPHGEFCRCGNRGCFEKYLSINAFLEQVRSIYPEIDLQQTLEKLRSGDRATERITEELGFIVGDLAAILSRSIDPNLILLGGRFQEFGDDLLEAARKRLHERNPHAAKIDVARTDEFLQNTGINNDTILGAIGLVTTANPIEEAVGR; via the coding sequence ATGGTTTTGAGTCGAAGCGAGAGCAGAATTCTGTATTTGTTGCGTCAGGAACAACAGACAAGCATCGCAGAATTGAGCCGCCTTTCGGGCTTGGGAAAAGCCACAGTGGCTCGGGCCATCCAGACACTGAAAGATCAGCATCGCATCGAAGAGACCGGCGATGAAATTCGTCATGCGAGTCTGGGCCGGGCAGGGCGGGCACTGCGGATCACCCCCGACAGTGAGTGTTATCTCGGGTTGGAGATTGGTCCGGGTTTAGTAAGGATCGCAATTGCAGATGGGGCCCGTAATGTCTGCAGCTATCACACTCATGCCATCAATCTCCCTACGGACGCAGATGAACGCATTGCATTGCTCATGAGTATCATCAACGACACGCTCAAGAAGGCAGGTAAAACCATTGACAAGATTCTTGGCGTAGGAATTGCCATTCCAGCACCCGTCGATCCGTATACGGGAGAAATCAGCCATTCCGTGATGGTGCCAGAATGGCGCGGTGTTAGGCTGAGAGAAGTTCTGTCAGCCAAATTGGGGCGTCCTGTGTTGGTTGACAATGATGCCAACTGTCAGGCTCTTGCTCATATCGTCTGGGGGAATTTGCCGACTGACCAGACGATCGCCTATGTCAAACTTGACGAAGGGTTGGGTGGAGCTGTTATCCAAAATGGCCAGCTCTGGCATGGTCTATCGGGCCGGGCCGGAGACTTTGGACATGTCACCTACGATCCTCACGGTGAATTCTGTCGTTGTGGCAACCGTGGATGTTTCGAGAAATATCTTTCGATCAACGCTTTTCTGGAACAAGTTCGCTCCATTTATCCTGAGATCGATCTTCAACAGACTTTGGAAAAACTTCGATCAGGTGATCGAGCAACAGAGCGCATCACCGAAGAACTCGGCTTCATTGTGGGCGATCTTGCAGCCATTCTATCGCGCTCCATCGATCCCAACCTGATCCTGTTGGGTGGGCGGTTTCAAGAGTTTGGGGACGATCTGTTGGAGGCAGCACGCAAACGCCTCCATGAAAGGAATCCTCATGCAGCGAAGATTGACGTGGCCAGAACAGATGAATTCCTTCAAAACACGGGCATCAACAATGATACCATTCTGGGCGCTATCGGACTGGTGACTACAGCAAATCCAATTGAAGAAGCGGTTGGGCGATAG
- a CDS encoding sugar ABC transporter ATP-binding protein — protein MSINGAGASAPLLSLTHITKTYPGVVALDDVTVAFEAGEVHAIIGENGAGKSTLIKTVAGAIVPDRGTIAVAGEEFSAMKPAQSRTLGIEVIYQEFNLVPTLSVTENIFLAQYSGIPINFSQMRRNAATLLEELGVSLDPDMLVRDLPSSQQQLVEIAKALAKKPRILIMDEPTAPLSMAEVESLFAIIRKARDNGTCIIYVSHRLDEIFTICSKITVLRDGQYVTTVATKDTDHDGLVKLMVGRELSKSYPVRQPASEDVALELENLSGNGNAPISFKLKRGEILGVAGLVGAGRTELAKVIYGAVRKDSGIMRVNGKDVSFSNPKDALRAGIGLVPENRKEEGVFLEKPIRWNVAIAALEWLKKGIIVDSKAENNIAEQYRNSLQIKTPSLDQLVKNLSGGNQQKVVIAKTLAAKAEIIIFDEPTRGIDVGARAEVYNLMVDLATKGIAILMITSDMEELLGMSDRILVLHESRMAGLIPGSEATQERVLSLASGLKERQSA, from the coding sequence ATGAGTATCAATGGAGCGGGTGCGTCAGCACCCCTTCTTTCCCTCACACACATCACCAAGACCTATCCTGGCGTTGTTGCCCTTGACGATGTCACGGTGGCTTTTGAGGCGGGGGAAGTTCATGCCATCATCGGAGAGAACGGTGCGGGCAAATCAACACTCATCAAGACGGTGGCAGGGGCAATCGTACCCGACAGAGGGACCATCGCAGTCGCTGGTGAAGAATTTTCCGCAATGAAGCCGGCCCAGTCCAGAACACTGGGCATTGAGGTGATCTATCAGGAATTCAATCTCGTCCCGACGCTGTCCGTGACCGAAAATATATTCCTTGCGCAATATTCCGGCATACCGATCAACTTTTCTCAAATGAGGCGCAATGCGGCGACCTTGCTCGAAGAGCTTGGCGTTTCCCTCGATCCGGATATGTTGGTCCGTGATCTTCCATCTTCGCAGCAACAGCTGGTGGAGATCGCAAAAGCTCTTGCAAAGAAGCCTCGAATCCTCATCATGGACGAACCGACCGCACCGCTTTCCATGGCGGAAGTGGAGAGCCTGTTTGCGATTATCCGCAAGGCGCGGGACAACGGAACCTGCATCATATATGTCTCGCATCGTCTCGACGAGATCTTCACAATCTGCTCGAAGATCACTGTCTTGCGCGATGGGCAATATGTCACCACTGTCGCAACCAAGGACACCGACCACGATGGCCTTGTGAAGCTCATGGTCGGCCGCGAGCTCTCCAAGAGCTATCCCGTTCGTCAGCCTGCGTCAGAAGACGTGGCGCTCGAACTTGAAAATCTCTCGGGCAATGGCAATGCACCAATCTCCTTCAAGCTCAAAAGAGGCGAGATTCTTGGGGTTGCCGGCCTTGTGGGCGCGGGTAGGACAGAGTTGGCCAAGGTCATCTACGGAGCAGTTCGCAAGGACAGCGGCATCATGCGAGTTAATGGCAAGGATGTCTCATTCTCCAATCCAAAGGATGCCCTAAGAGCTGGCATCGGACTTGTTCCCGAGAACCGCAAGGAAGAAGGCGTCTTTCTGGAAAAGCCGATCCGCTGGAATGTCGCTATCGCTGCGCTGGAATGGCTGAAGAAGGGCATCATCGTCGACAGCAAGGCAGAGAACAACATCGCCGAGCAATATCGCAACAGCTTGCAGATCAAAACACCATCACTGGACCAGCTGGTCAAAAATCTCTCCGGTGGCAACCAGCAAAAAGTGGTCATTGCCAAAACACTGGCTGCGAAGGCTGAGATCATCATCTTTGATGAACCGACACGTGGCATAGACGTGGGTGCTCGCGCAGAGGTTTATAACCTGATGGTGGATTTGGCGACCAAAGGCATCGCCATCCTCATGATCACCTCCGACATGGAAGAACTTCTGGGCATGTCGGATCGTATACTCGTTCTTCACGAAAGCCGTATGGCCGGGCTCATCCCCGGCTCTGAAGCGACGCAGGAACGCGTCCTGTCCCTCGCCTCCGGTTTGAAAGAAAGACAATCAGCATGA
- a CDS encoding acyl-CoA dehydrogenase — translation MDVTYLEQWIGKTEIREELIAAFPSNALAATLDRSDPDYTTGSPLPPLWHWLHFLPVFKLADAGYDGHAALGGFLPPVPLPRRMWAGSRLTFVSPMPIGSHLRKVSTIKSVKAKSGRSGQLVFVNVGHQVFEGDRLGIDEEHDIVYREEATKGASLPTPVAAPTESNFFREIDPNPVLLFRYSALTFNGHRIHYDHPFCIGSEAYQGLVVHGPLIATLLLDLLRREQPDVRISAFEFRAISTIFDTEPFWLHGEPAADGKTYHLWARRSDGALAMDATAVVE, via the coding sequence ATGGACGTCACATATTTGGAGCAATGGATCGGCAAAACCGAGATACGTGAGGAATTGATCGCGGCTTTCCCTTCAAACGCCCTCGCTGCCACGCTGGACAGGTCCGATCCCGATTACACGACAGGAAGCCCACTGCCACCGCTATGGCATTGGCTTCATTTCTTGCCCGTCTTCAAGCTTGCTGACGCTGGGTACGATGGCCATGCGGCTCTCGGCGGATTCTTGCCCCCGGTTCCTCTGCCACGTCGGATGTGGGCGGGCAGTCGGCTCACATTCGTCTCTCCCATGCCGATCGGCTCCCATTTGCGCAAGGTCTCGACCATCAAGTCCGTCAAGGCAAAGTCGGGCCGCTCCGGTCAATTGGTGTTTGTGAATGTGGGTCATCAGGTTTTCGAGGGGGATCGTCTGGGGATCGACGAAGAACACGATATCGTCTATCGCGAAGAAGCGACGAAGGGGGCTTCACTTCCAACGCCTGTTGCGGCACCAACAGAGAGCAATTTTTTTCGCGAGATTGATCCCAATCCCGTCCTGTTGTTCCGTTACTCGGCACTGACCTTCAACGGGCACCGGATCCATTATGATCATCCCTTCTGTATTGGCTCGGAGGCCTATCAGGGGCTTGTGGTTCATGGTCCATTGATCGCGACACTGCTGCTTGACTTGTTGCGGCGGGAGCAACCGGACGTTCGCATCAGCGCGTTTGAATTTCGGGCCATTTCGACCATTTTCGACACGGAGCCATTTTGGTTGCATGGCGAGCCTGCGGCCGATGGAAAGACATATCATCTCTGGGCGAGAAGGTCTGATGGAGCGCTGGCGATGGATGCGACAGCGGTTGTCGAATAG
- a CDS encoding ABC transporter permease, with protein MTDTTLSSSSGSRFNLKRFVIPLVLVGMLALFSVLSPYFFTAQNLTNILVQNSYVVVAAVGLSFVMISGGIDLSIGYQISVVGVVTAVFMKWVGLPVAPSVMIGIVSGVAMGVANGMASIFLRVHSLIVTLGTLTVYQGLSYIISNQSAIINLPRSFKFIGQGYLWQMIPVPVVVMVICVLIAAFILGFTPLGRMIYAIGGNEDAAYLTGIPVTKVKIFVYSICGLFAGISAILLFARSGSASSSTGPGTEFTAITAAVLGGISFKGGEGKMLGLVTGVLILGVLGNGMQLIGVNTYAQYIVKGLVLLAAVGFDTYQNTAKTKKKVA; from the coding sequence ATGACTGACACCACCCTCTCATCCTCTTCTGGATCACGGTTCAACTTGAAACGGTTTGTTATCCCCCTCGTCCTCGTCGGGATGCTTGCCCTTTTTTCCGTACTCTCCCCCTATTTCTTCACGGCTCAAAACCTAACCAACATTCTAGTACAGAATTCCTATGTTGTTGTTGCTGCCGTAGGGCTGTCTTTTGTGATGATCTCAGGTGGCATCGATCTATCGATTGGCTATCAGATTTCCGTCGTTGGCGTCGTCACCGCTGTCTTCATGAAATGGGTCGGCCTGCCTGTTGCACCGTCCGTCATGATTGGTATCGTTAGTGGTGTTGCGATGGGCGTTGCAAACGGCATGGCATCGATCTTCCTGCGGGTGCATTCCCTCATCGTGACGCTCGGCACTCTCACGGTCTATCAGGGTCTGAGCTATATTATTTCCAATCAGTCCGCGATCATCAACTTGCCAAGGAGCTTCAAGTTCATCGGTCAGGGTTACTTGTGGCAGATGATCCCTGTTCCCGTCGTCGTAATGGTTATCTGCGTCCTGATCGCCGCCTTCATCCTCGGCTTTACACCACTTGGGCGCATGATCTATGCAATCGGAGGCAATGAAGATGCAGCCTATCTCACCGGCATTCCCGTAACCAAGGTGAAGATATTCGTTTATTCCATTTGTGGCCTCTTCGCCGGTATCTCCGCGATCTTGTTGTTCGCCCGCTCTGGTTCGGCATCATCCTCGACAGGGCCAGGCACAGAGTTCACGGCCATCACGGCTGCAGTTCTGGGCGGCATCAGCTTCAAGGGTGGCGAAGGCAAGATGCTTGGCCTCGTTACGGGGGTTCTGATCCTTGGAGTACTGGGCAATGGCATGCAACTGATCGGCGTGAACACCTACGCACAATATATCGTGAAAGGTCTCGTCCTGCTCGCAGCCGTCGGGTTCGACACCTACCAGAACACTGCCAAAACCAAGAAGAAAGTTGCCTGA
- a CDS encoding sugar ABC transporter substrate-binding protein encodes MNRRKLLLTAAGIAAMSLFSPASSMAQSVDIGYSVTDTTNPFLGWLTNEVKALAEKDGITLEIADAGLSPVKQMEQIENFIAMGVKVIDIMPVDPNNVQDIIKRAQAQGIKILVAGTDTGVYDVMMNIDQYGAGRDAVNLATEWMVQKFSSDGTAKGMPQGDESLKVIVIPQTDTIDAKNRTNGMIETIQAWGHANVVVSPTEAKSTAQGTSVMETLFLQNPDVDVVLTYNADAALGVNEYLMSQFGLDHSKIGVFTGDWSPPVQETIDMSADNESVFRGTIQIAGPVLNGEPVDLPVATYKVMKALMEGEKPWGDWIKDAVGRALPKKGW; translated from the coding sequence ATGAATCGTCGCAAACTGCTATTGACTGCGGCTGGCATTGCCGCAATGAGCCTCTTCTCGCCTGCTTCTTCCATGGCCCAGTCAGTGGACATCGGTTATTCGGTGACTGACACCACAAATCCCTTTCTCGGCTGGCTGACCAACGAGGTCAAAGCCTTGGCCGAAAAAGATGGCATTACTCTTGAAATCGCGGACGCCGGCCTGAGCCCAGTCAAACAGATGGAGCAGATTGAAAACTTCATCGCCATGGGCGTGAAAGTCATCGACATCATGCCCGTCGATCCCAACAATGTGCAAGACATCATCAAACGCGCACAGGCCCAGGGTATCAAGATCCTGGTCGCGGGCACCGACACCGGTGTCTATGATGTGATGATGAATATCGATCAATATGGCGCTGGTCGGGATGCCGTCAATCTGGCAACTGAATGGATGGTCCAGAAGTTCTCTAGCGACGGTACAGCCAAGGGCATGCCACAGGGTGATGAAAGCCTAAAGGTCATCGTCATTCCGCAGACGGATACAATCGACGCGAAAAACCGCACCAACGGCATGATCGAAACCATCCAAGCATGGGGTCATGCCAACGTGGTTGTTTCTCCCACTGAAGCCAAGTCCACCGCTCAGGGTACCTCTGTTATGGAAACCCTGTTCCTGCAGAACCCGGACGTCGATGTCGTCCTGACCTACAACGCAGATGCGGCGCTCGGTGTAAACGAATATCTGATGTCGCAGTTCGGTCTAGATCATTCCAAGATTGGCGTCTTTACAGGCGACTGGTCTCCTCCGGTTCAGGAAACCATCGATATGTCTGCGGACAATGAAAGCGTGTTCCGCGGCACCATTCAGATTGCTGGCCCGGTCCTGAACGGCGAACCGGTTGATCTTCCGGTTGCCACATACAAGGTCATGAAGGCCCTGATGGAGGGCGAGAAACCCTGGGGCGACTGGATCAAGGACGCCGTCGGCAGAGCTCTTCCCAAAAAAGGGTGGTAA
- a CDS encoding alpha/beta hydrolase has product MADPHSPNGPKGIYVLPFAETEHIKFRHLDLPYCEQSDFQKLDLYLPDGTTPDGGWPLIVFIHGGAWMQCDKRDIQIIGPLRLLERGYALASVNYRLSSEAIFPAQIFDVKAAIRMLRAKAGSFGLDPDRFAVWGCSAGAHLAALTGATNDVAVMEDLHMGYEGSSSSVQAVVDFYGPTKLDQMDEFMTQTQAGDIDHMMDGSPESRLLGGIPDSKPGHVIAANPETWITPKCPPFFFAHAPKDPIVPVQHSVMLSQKITAIAGEGQARLVFVENAGHAGPEFDVPELLEAVGDFLDHHLCVLPHCIAV; this is encoded by the coding sequence ATGGCAGATCCACATTCCCCCAACGGACCCAAAGGTATCTACGTGTTGCCTTTTGCCGAAACAGAACACATCAAGTTCCGTCATCTCGACTTGCCTTATTGTGAGCAAAGCGACTTCCAGAAGCTCGATCTTTATCTCCCTGACGGCACAACTCCCGATGGCGGATGGCCACTCATTGTCTTCATCCACGGTGGTGCCTGGATGCAATGCGATAAGCGTGACATCCAGATTATAGGTCCGTTGAGATTGCTTGAGCGAGGCTACGCCTTGGCGTCGGTCAACTACCGCCTGTCTTCAGAAGCAATCTTTCCGGCTCAAATTTTCGATGTAAAAGCGGCCATCCGGATGTTGCGGGCCAAGGCGGGATCCTTTGGTCTGGACCCTGATCGTTTTGCCGTCTGGGGCTGCTCGGCCGGAGCCCATCTCGCTGCCCTCACTGGAGCAACGAATGATGTTGCGGTCATGGAAGACCTGCATATGGGTTACGAAGGAAGCTCCAGCTCAGTACAGGCGGTGGTTGACTTTTACGGTCCAACCAAACTTGACCAGATGGACGAGTTCATGACCCAGACACAGGCTGGTGACATCGATCACATGATGGACGGAAGCCCTGAATCCCGCCTTCTCGGCGGAATTCCAGACAGCAAGCCGGGTCATGTCATTGCAGCCAATCCGGAAACCTGGATCACTCCGAAGTGTCCACCCTTCTTCTTTGCCCATGCTCCCAAAGATCCGATTGTTCCCGTGCAGCATTCAGTGATGCTGTCTCAGAAAATCACGGCTATCGCCGGCGAAGGACAGGCCCGTCTGGTGTTTGTCGAAAATGCAGGTCATGCCGGGCCCGAATTTGACGTACCCGAGTTGCTCGAAGCTGTTGGGGATTTTCTCGACCATCACCTCTGCGTGTTGCCTCACTGCATCGCCGTCTGA